The following proteins are encoded in a genomic region of Novosphingobium sp. PP1Y:
- a CDS encoding diguanylate cyclase, with protein sequence MADRGGETAVPAMWIDLSTLYFLAIGTLLLSAGMLFWEGQSRPKHLRAITCLAAGFGTLAVGCALALARGHLPGALGAIVANMVMMAGYLLVFEGTAALGGHRRRAISLTILIAVGLMWTLSGARGQHAVWNYVSALPIALVSGLTMWEMCRNDSFRALRARRVVIAFTALHTLFYAGRAFVLPVLAPIFGAPLLTAASTVTMYEGVLYSVGLPMALMALFREEAHEQVLTASRTDYLTNLGNRRWFFEEGERFLHTWGVDGRVFLLAFDLDHFKSINDRFGHAMGDEVLKLFARFARRAVGHSAILARIGGEEFAALLPCRSSTEAMALAQGVVSRFAEAVADPDAGLGVRATVSIGLAELGVDGTELPILLSAADSALYQAKASGRNRIVLAKAQPFAVAN encoded by the coding sequence TTGGCGGATAGAGGCGGGGAAACCGCGGTGCCTGCCATGTGGATCGATCTCTCTACCCTCTATTTTCTTGCCATCGGAACCTTGCTGCTCAGTGCGGGCATGTTGTTCTGGGAAGGCCAATCGCGGCCAAAGCATCTCAGGGCAATCACTTGCCTCGCCGCCGGCTTTGGGACCCTTGCAGTGGGTTGTGCCCTGGCTTTGGCGCGAGGCCATCTGCCTGGCGCCTTGGGCGCGATCGTGGCCAACATGGTCATGATGGCGGGCTATCTCCTCGTGTTCGAGGGCACTGCAGCTCTTGGCGGTCACAGGCGGCGCGCGATCTCGCTGACTATCCTTATCGCTGTCGGGCTCATGTGGACCCTGTCAGGCGCTCGCGGGCAACACGCCGTATGGAACTATGTCAGTGCCTTGCCCATTGCATTGGTCAGCGGCCTGACGATGTGGGAAATGTGCCGTAACGACAGCTTCAGGGCTTTGCGAGCGCGGCGCGTGGTCATCGCCTTCACGGCGCTGCATACCCTCTTCTATGCTGGCAGGGCATTCGTGTTGCCGGTACTTGCGCCGATCTTCGGGGCCCCGCTGCTCACCGCAGCAAGCACTGTCACGATGTACGAAGGCGTGCTCTATTCCGTCGGCCTGCCCATGGCGCTCATGGCCCTGTTCCGTGAGGAAGCCCACGAGCAGGTCTTGACGGCTTCGCGCACCGATTATCTGACGAACCTGGGCAACCGGCGCTGGTTCTTCGAGGAAGGAGAGCGGTTTCTGCACACGTGGGGGGTGGATGGCAGGGTATTTCTGCTTGCGTTCGACCTCGATCACTTCAAGTCGATCAATGACCGCTTCGGACATGCCATGGGCGACGAAGTGCTCAAGCTCTTCGCGCGATTCGCGCGGCGTGCGGTCGGCCATAGCGCCATCCTTGCCCGCATAGGCGGCGAGGAATTCGCTGCGTTGTTGCCCTGCAGGTCCAGCACCGAGGCGATGGCCCTTGCCCAAGGTGTGGTCAGCCGGTTTGCGGAAGCCGTGGCGGATCCCGATGCCGGTCTCGGCGTGCGTGCCACCGTCAGCATCGGTTTGGCAGAACTGGGCGTCGACGGGACAGAGCTGCCAATTCTGCTGTCGGCTGCCGACTCTGCGCTTTATCAGGCCAAGGCGAGTGGCCGTAACCGTATCGTGCTGGCAAAGGCGCAGCCCTTCGCAGTTGCCAACTGA
- a CDS encoding RNA polymerase sigma factor has product MNERAGASALAVLRLDNGGEEQTISRGAAKGGATARLEAMRSKLIAYFHDRAPHGEAEDFAQETIARLCGSTRFASAASDAYIFTIAKNLLRDRIRRTATRHRHGQSSREDFQAALFGTVDELNAERVMLGREAIARVVKSLDSMSERTRQIFLLYRLEGWTQRQIANHFNISTSAVEKHVARAVVQLAKTVKAKR; this is encoded by the coding sequence GTGAACGAACGCGCCGGAGCGTCCGCCCTTGCCGTACTGCGACTGGACAATGGCGGCGAGGAGCAAACCATTTCGCGTGGCGCGGCGAAGGGCGGTGCGACCGCGAGACTGGAAGCGATGAGAAGCAAGCTCATAGCCTATTTCCACGATCGTGCGCCGCATGGAGAGGCTGAGGATTTCGCACAGGAAACCATCGCGAGGTTGTGCGGCAGCACGCGCTTTGCTTCCGCCGCAAGCGACGCATACATTTTCACGATCGCCAAGAATCTGCTTCGTGATCGTATTCGTCGCACGGCCACCAGGCATCGCCACGGGCAGTCCTCGCGTGAGGATTTTCAGGCGGCCTTGTTCGGCACGGTAGACGAACTCAATGCAGAACGGGTGATGCTGGGCAGGGAGGCCATCGCAAGAGTGGTGAAATCGCTGGACAGCATGTCCGAACGCACTCGTCAGATCTTCCTTCTTTATCGGCTTGAAGGGTGGACCCAGAGACAAATAGCCAATCATTTCAACATCAGTACAAGTGCAGTGGAAAAACACGTGGCCCGCGCGGTTGTTCAACTCGCGAAGACAGTTAAAGCGAAGCGATGA
- a CDS encoding TonB-dependent receptor, which translates to MSILKYSRSLVTQAALAAALACPAAVYAGEQQIRFQIPAGSMSKALRAYSQQSGQKILYTESIVANLRGGAVNGSFHPDDALAQLLKGSRIKVERTKHGVVILRSPSASLGADHSNSQAPAQATHYTASAAAATSGSNGLGEIVVTAQKRNENLQDTPLSVSVIGGDDLTRNGIYDIRELGSVVPNIQITPGTNTLVTIRGIGINASPVQTDQAVSVNVDGVYMARANSINGAFFDIERIEVLRGPQGTLYGRNSTAGALNIFTAKPKFEYAGSAEVEFGNLDKLRFSGMLNAPVSDQIAVRASFQSDRRDGYMSNGANAVDSTAARMHVLLEPTENLSVLLSGDYLDLGGDGGGLMPLPSAGGDWYTPFDQTGAKRDTKQSGLQTEVNWTLGDVTVTYIGARRKIRNDIVLKAGFTLAEQSADRVWTHELRVGGGSDASTLQWLLGLYALDQDGQFAQQIQSGPFQSFASNPDQAANSKAVFGQATLKLIDSLRLTGGLRFSKDKKSQTGFDTYGDPFLNEGSWNSTNWRIALEAHASENSLLYASASTGFRAGGFFGGAPPNTFRPEELTAYAIGSKNTFAGGKVRLNAEAFYYDYKDLQIGYLDYVNPFPAFGNRINNVGRAEVYGVEIDGNWQVLNDARLDASVSYLHARYKDFVVPGSDYPPPNGRPPVDYSGQVMTRSPAWSGRIAYNHSFYFPDGNKLTATVAAYGSTGQWLDFIHIPESRQRAYAKADMSLTYDFVDNGLSVTGYLRNITNQAVWNSYTNSGGSQVQVGPPRTYGVMMNARF; encoded by the coding sequence TTGAGCATCCTAAAATACTCGCGTTCCTTAGTGACGCAAGCGGCGCTGGCCGCCGCGCTGGCCTGTCCAGCTGCAGTTTACGCAGGCGAACAACAGATCCGATTTCAAATCCCGGCCGGATCCATGAGCAAGGCATTACGCGCCTACAGCCAACAGTCAGGCCAGAAGATCCTGTACACCGAGAGCATTGTGGCCAACCTGCGTGGAGGCGCAGTCAACGGGAGTTTCCATCCGGACGATGCCCTGGCACAATTGCTCAAGGGTAGCCGCATCAAGGTCGAGCGAACCAAACATGGCGTGGTCATTCTGCGTTCGCCCAGTGCGTCATTGGGTGCGGACCACAGCAACTCTCAGGCGCCTGCGCAAGCAACTCACTACACGGCGAGCGCCGCAGCCGCCACGAGCGGTTCAAACGGTCTCGGTGAGATCGTTGTCACTGCCCAGAAGCGAAATGAGAACCTCCAGGACACTCCCCTGTCCGTATCCGTCATTGGCGGCGATGATCTCACTCGTAATGGCATTTACGACATTCGAGAATTGGGCTCTGTTGTTCCCAACATCCAGATTACGCCAGGAACCAATACCTTGGTGACTATCCGCGGCATCGGCATCAACGCATCGCCTGTTCAAACTGACCAGGCGGTGTCAGTCAATGTCGACGGCGTCTACATGGCGCGAGCGAACTCAATCAATGGCGCATTCTTCGACATTGAACGTATTGAGGTGCTTCGTGGACCGCAGGGTACGCTGTACGGACGAAATTCGACCGCCGGTGCACTGAATATATTCACTGCGAAGCCGAAGTTCGAATATGCGGGGTCAGCGGAAGTCGAGTTCGGCAATCTCGACAAGCTGCGATTCTCGGGGATGCTCAACGCGCCTGTAAGCGACCAGATCGCAGTGCGCGCATCCTTCCAGAGCGATCGCCGCGATGGCTATATGTCCAATGGCGCGAACGCTGTCGATTCCACCGCTGCGCGCATGCACGTCTTGCTGGAGCCCACTGAAAACCTGTCCGTTTTGCTGTCCGGAGATTATCTCGACCTCGGCGGCGATGGCGGGGGACTTATGCCCCTGCCGTCAGCCGGTGGAGACTGGTACACGCCATTCGATCAAACCGGTGCCAAGCGGGATACTAAGCAATCCGGCTTGCAGACCGAGGTCAACTGGACCCTCGGCGATGTCACTGTGACCTATATTGGTGCCCGGCGGAAAATCAGGAACGACATTGTTCTGAAAGCCGGTTTCACACTGGCCGAACAGAGTGCAGACCGCGTTTGGACGCATGAGCTTCGCGTCGGAGGCGGGTCGGACGCGAGCACGCTCCAGTGGCTGCTCGGCCTGTACGCGCTTGATCAGGACGGTCAGTTCGCACAGCAGATCCAGTCCGGCCCTTTCCAAAGTTTCGCATCCAATCCGGACCAGGCCGCGAATTCCAAGGCCGTGTTCGGGCAGGCCACTCTGAAGTTGATCGATTCCCTCCGCCTCACCGGCGGGCTGCGTTTCAGCAAGGACAAGAAGAGCCAGACGGGCTTCGATACGTACGGTGATCCTTTCCTCAATGAAGGGTCGTGGAACTCGACCAACTGGCGCATTGCTCTTGAAGCGCATGCGAGCGAGAATTCGCTTCTCTATGCCAGTGCGTCCACCGGGTTTCGGGCCGGCGGCTTCTTTGGCGGTGCGCCGCCGAACACTTTCCGTCCGGAGGAACTGACCGCCTACGCAATCGGATCGAAGAATACCTTCGCAGGCGGAAAGGTACGCCTGAATGCCGAAGCATTCTATTATGACTACAAGGATCTGCAGATCGGCTATCTCGATTACGTCAATCCTTTTCCCGCCTTCGGTAACCGCATCAACAATGTCGGCCGTGCCGAAGTTTACGGTGTCGAAATCGACGGCAACTGGCAGGTCCTGAATGACGCGCGGCTCGATGCAAGCGTCAGCTATCTTCATGCCCGCTACAAGGATTTCGTCGTCCCCGGCAGTGATTATCCGCCTCCCAACGGGCGCCCCCCCGTCGACTATTCTGGCCAGGTCATGACCCGTTCGCCGGCGTGGTCGGGGCGCATTGCCTATAACCACAGCTTTTACTTCCCGGATGGAAATAAATTGACTGCAACCGTGGCTGCTTATGGCTCGACCGGGCAGTGGTTGGACTTCATACATATTCCGGAATCGCGGCAACGAGCCTATGCCAAGGCTGACATGTCGTTGACTTACGACTTCGTCGACAACGGACTGTCTGTCACCGGTTATCTGCGTAACATCACCAACCAAGCCGTGTGGAACAGCTACACGAACTCGGGCGGATCGCAGGTCCAGGTTGGTCCACCCCGCACCTACGGCGTCATGATGAACGCCAGATTCTGA
- a CDS encoding Xaa-Pro peptidase family protein has translation MTVRDIRTMAPLDRRTFFAAGAGASLIAASTSFAAPLHKGHSPDWRDESWTNRYPQLSLKERDRRLELARKLMVAEGLDCLVIASPTQSHDFVGHYFSNEATPTVIIPKGGEPIAFQDNVSSPTAQRDFELAQALYPERWIKDWRFNEGAPGIASALSEMGLGKARVGCTGLTALWPVSPYMVNGGAPWNKLPLTHSLMTLLPQFEWVDVWSSLLPAIAVKSGEELEQYKKAAHLAERATQLFFDNLRVGGTEADAMAHAAYDIFRHGAWTPSGGSPYISTRPLAESDVVTNEIIVYVGATEAQAGWTSCMGQPGVTMTKLIDAAHMSYELGLRAVRPGLALRELQEIMSPPFRKLNAWNNAPLFHGLSPIFTNGQTSRFVEQGIPSLRQRYFSKHDGELPYSPTFGADIKLQPGMAIHLEPNGQIGRDKVFLGANLLVTADGAEEYSASSRRVHMQTA, from the coding sequence ATGACTGTACGCGATATCCGAACCATGGCGCCTCTCGACAGGCGGACCTTCTTTGCCGCCGGCGCAGGTGCATCACTTATCGCCGCTTCGACGAGCTTTGCCGCGCCCTTACACAAGGGGCACAGTCCGGATTGGCGAGACGAGAGCTGGACGAACCGTTATCCGCAACTGTCGCTCAAAGAGCGCGACAGAAGATTGGAATTGGCTCGCAAGCTGATGGTCGCTGAGGGGCTCGATTGCCTTGTCATCGCTTCGCCTACTCAAAGCCATGACTTTGTCGGGCACTATTTCTCGAATGAAGCAACTCCTACGGTTATCATCCCGAAAGGCGGAGAGCCAATCGCGTTTCAGGACAACGTTAGCAGTCCAACTGCTCAACGCGACTTCGAGCTGGCGCAGGCACTCTATCCTGAGCGCTGGATCAAAGATTGGAGATTTAACGAGGGTGCGCCGGGCATTGCGTCCGCGCTCTCGGAAATGGGCCTGGGCAAGGCCCGGGTGGGATGCACCGGTTTGACGGCACTCTGGCCGGTATCGCCCTACATGGTCAATGGCGGCGCGCCGTGGAATAAGTTGCCTCTGACTCATTCGTTGATGACGCTCTTGCCGCAGTTCGAATGGGTGGACGTCTGGTCTTCCCTGCTTCCCGCGATTGCGGTCAAGAGTGGCGAAGAGCTCGAACAATACAAAAAAGCTGCGCATCTCGCCGAGCGTGCAACACAGCTGTTCTTCGACAATCTCAGGGTCGGGGGAACCGAGGCCGATGCCATGGCCCACGCTGCCTACGACATATTCCGCCACGGGGCGTGGACCCCATCTGGTGGTTCGCCTTACATTAGCACCAGGCCTCTTGCCGAGAGCGATGTCGTGACGAACGAGATCATCGTTTATGTCGGAGCGACAGAGGCACAGGCGGGCTGGACTTCCTGCATGGGGCAACCCGGCGTGACGATGACGAAACTTATAGACGCTGCCCACATGTCCTACGAACTGGGCCTTCGCGCCGTTCGACCTGGCCTTGCATTGCGTGAACTTCAGGAAATCATGTCCCCGCCCTTTAGAAAGCTCAATGCCTGGAACAATGCGCCGCTTTTCCATGGATTGTCGCCGATCTTCACGAATGGTCAAACGAGCAGGTTCGTGGAACAAGGGATTCCCTCGCTGCGGCAACGTTATTTCTCCAAACATGACGGAGAGCTCCCGTACTCGCCTACTTTCGGCGCCGATATCAAGCTCCAGCCGGGGATGGCGATCCATCTGGAACCCAATGGACAGATCGGAAGAGACAAGGTCTTCCTGGGCGCAAACCTGCTCGTAACTGCGGACGGCGCTGAAGAATACAGCGCCAGCTCAAGGCGAGTTCACATGCAAACAGCTTGA
- a CDS encoding acyltransferase family protein, whose translation MQRILDAPVCRKPFRVNEFGQLLGRPQASDTVTFAGAGFARLNFMRVSSKTSSASSKTSYRPDIDGLRAIAVTSVVLNHAFPDIFTGGFIGVDVFYVISGYLITGILLAGLNANKFSLAEFYVRRIRRILPALLVVLSITSILVLFLFTPRELADYGKSLIATAAFSSNIYFWTTTGYFTPEAHLIPLLHTWSLAIEEQYYVFFPILLWLAWKLGKVNLLLVAGCAFSLCLSVTLTNGHALAAFYLLPTRAWELLLGAIVAARILPAIKHRHIAKIAMLAGALLLALGFIIINEQSPFPGSLALLPCLGTALIIYAGISDRSSPVSVALSWRPVVMIGWISYSLYLWHWPVISLLYRRFHGLSTTMALQAIALSVALAFLSWWFVERRFHTPPAQLASVDKPQGRRPLATIGFGTAALAIVAVAGTGLMQLESPTVVRELYPAEIAELSEAVVHVSSPKKCREPERTLNDPECRIGNAQMPATIALWGDSYADALKPGFAKVLHDHSAYGFILHSCPPILGAVRVDDRREYRNFGAKCIRANQSTVKALEDHPEITEVVIFGQFLNAFDIPDRPVFLVPDHYNPAFADKRMDQITDRIIDTVEILKGMGKKVILIGTFYATQAQGAEDLLARRMWSSRIDGRMSAAIYDRYSKPMNDRLRKIADDRIIFIDPKPVFCRTNDVCDFLPGGKPLLIDDGHLTAEGARRLASMIAQALEAKSTI comes from the coding sequence ATTGAGAGCCATTGCGGTGACCTCCGTTGTCCTCAACCACGCATTTCCAGATATATTTACCGGTGGGTTCATCGGGGTCGATGTCTTCTATGTGATATCGGGGTATCTGATCACTGGCATTCTGCTCGCAGGCTTGAACGCTAATAAGTTCAGTCTTGCGGAATTCTATGTTCGCCGCATTCGCCGCATCCTGCCGGCTCTTCTTGTTGTACTGTCTATAACTTCGATTCTGGTACTTTTCTTGTTCACCCCAAGAGAGTTGGCGGATTACGGGAAAAGTTTGATCGCGACCGCGGCCTTCTCGTCCAACATATATTTCTGGACGACGACCGGGTACTTCACTCCCGAAGCGCATTTGATCCCACTCTTGCACACCTGGTCGCTTGCTATCGAAGAGCAATATTATGTCTTCTTTCCTATCCTGCTCTGGCTGGCGTGGAAACTTGGGAAAGTTAATCTGTTACTTGTTGCAGGGTGCGCTTTTTCGCTTTGCCTGAGCGTGACGCTGACCAATGGCCATGCCCTGGCTGCCTTCTATCTGCTGCCGACCCGAGCGTGGGAGCTACTGCTCGGCGCGATTGTCGCGGCACGGATTTTGCCGGCGATTAAACATCGGCATATCGCGAAGATCGCGATGCTTGCAGGCGCACTGCTTCTTGCCCTGGGCTTCATCATCATCAATGAGCAAAGCCCGTTTCCCGGTTCGCTTGCCTTGCTTCCTTGTCTGGGAACTGCGCTCATCATTTATGCAGGTATCTCGGATCGCTCCAGTCCGGTGAGCGTGGCCCTTTCCTGGCGCCCCGTGGTCATGATCGGGTGGATATCCTATTCGCTCTATCTCTGGCATTGGCCGGTCATTTCGTTACTTTATCGGCGCTTCCATGGTCTCTCCACGACCATGGCATTGCAAGCCATCGCCTTGTCGGTTGCCTTGGCCTTCCTGTCCTGGTGGTTCGTGGAGCGGCGGTTTCATACGCCTCCAGCGCAATTGGCTTCTGTCGACAAGCCGCAGGGCCGACGGCCATTGGCAACGATAGGCTTCGGAACGGCTGCGCTTGCTATAGTGGCCGTGGCGGGGACCGGCCTCATGCAGCTGGAATCTCCCACCGTAGTGCGGGAGCTATATCCCGCCGAGATTGCCGAACTTAGCGAAGCGGTCGTTCACGTTTCCTCGCCCAAAAAATGCCGCGAACCGGAGCGAACCCTCAACGACCCCGAATGCCGGATCGGAAATGCGCAAATGCCGGCGACTATTGCCTTGTGGGGCGATTCCTACGCCGATGCCCTGAAGCCCGGATTCGCCAAAGTTCTGCACGATCACTCTGCCTACGGCTTCATCCTGCATTCCTGCCCACCGATTCTAGGGGCGGTTCGGGTCGATGACCGTCGTGAGTATCGGAATTTTGGAGCTAAATGTATCCGGGCGAATCAAAGCACAGTGAAGGCTCTGGAGGATCATCCCGAGATTACTGAAGTGGTCATCTTTGGCCAATTCCTGAACGCCTTCGACATACCGGACAGGCCGGTCTTTCTGGTTCCGGACCACTACAATCCCGCGTTTGCCGATAAAAGAATGGACCAGATAACGGATCGAATAATCGACACTGTCGAAATTCTGAAAGGGATGGGCAAGAAAGTAATCTTGATCGGAACCTTTTACGCTACCCAGGCCCAAGGTGCCGAAGATCTTCTGGCTCGGCGTATGTGGTCATCCAGAATTGATGGCAGGATGAGCGCCGCAATCTACGATCGATATTCCAAACCGATGAACGATCGTTTGCGCAAGATTGCCGATGACAGGATTATTTTCATCGATCCAAAGCCCGTTTTCTGCCGCACAAACGATGTATGCGACTTTCTTCCCGGTGGTAAGCCGCTCCTGATCGATGACGGCCATTTGACTGCCGAGGGTGCAAGAAGGTTGGCCTCCATGATTGCCCAGGCGCTGGAGGCTAAGAGCACAATTTGA
- a CDS encoding FecR family protein: MTESVITASDWQEAARLYLAALEDENAMPAFRAWVGQDPAREEVADALRMGLAQFDAASFAPQINQWRLEALQARPTRLPLHSRWKAAMSGIALSGAVAAGVSVLFFHPAEYSSSQAIAPRTVAAETGQRKTIHLEDGSTIIMDGETSLELRFSSLERDVVLLHGTARFQVAKDRKRPFHVRAGELDVKALGTDFHITAQQAYVQVSLIHGSVLVSELTGRDAKEARMPQAIARLEPGEQLQKRNGEAPHLRKFDEKDAAAWNGTQIEFDDASLAEAASIFNRHASRPISVAPSIAERRISGAFDNQDALPFADAVATMYPDVEVKTTPQRIELSPRQKN, from the coding sequence ATGACCGAATCCGTCATCACCGCTTCCGATTGGCAGGAAGCCGCCCGGCTCTATCTGGCTGCTCTGGAAGATGAAAACGCCATGCCGGCCTTTCGTGCATGGGTAGGGCAAGATCCGGCGCGAGAAGAAGTCGCCGACGCGCTTCGCATGGGACTTGCGCAATTTGATGCCGCTTCGTTTGCGCCCCAGATCAATCAATGGCGTCTTGAGGCACTTCAGGCGCGGCCAACACGACTGCCTCTGCACTCACGATGGAAAGCCGCCATGTCCGGTATAGCGCTTTCGGGCGCAGTCGCTGCAGGCGTCTCCGTCCTGTTCTTTCACCCTGCAGAGTATTCGTCTTCACAGGCGATTGCACCTCGTACCGTCGCTGCGGAAACCGGGCAACGAAAGACAATACATCTCGAAGATGGAAGCACCATCATCATGGATGGTGAAACATCGCTGGAGCTCCGCTTCTCAAGCCTTGAGCGGGATGTCGTCCTGTTACACGGAACGGCCCGCTTTCAGGTGGCCAAAGATCGGAAGCGGCCTTTTCACGTGCGCGCGGGAGAGTTGGACGTAAAGGCACTCGGTACAGACTTTCACATCACGGCCCAGCAGGCCTATGTGCAGGTCAGCCTGATCCATGGAAGTGTCCTGGTTTCGGAACTTACCGGGCGCGACGCAAAGGAAGCGCGCATGCCTCAGGCGATTGCCAGGTTGGAGCCCGGTGAGCAACTTCAGAAAAGGAATGGGGAGGCCCCTCACCTCAGGAAATTCGACGAGAAGGATGCCGCTGCGTGGAACGGCACGCAGATCGAATTCGACGATGCATCGCTTGCCGAAGCTGCGTCGATATTCAATCGCCACGCCTCGCGCCCCATATCCGTCGCACCGTCGATCGCCGAGAGACGGATTTCCGGTGCTTTCGACAATCAGGATGCGCTCCCGTTTGCCGATGCAGTTGCGACAATGTACCCGGACGTTGAAGTCAAAACCACCCCGCAGCGTATAGAATTAAGTCCTCGCCAAAAAAACTGA
- a CDS encoding M24 family metallopeptidase, with translation MQGGDYLTGATGDWMGAMVYLPLEGEPFAFAPPDVATLLPAVVMHAMESAGMKFWVQDWTFGFDGVPEFCARLRDRINGPTIIGSANLSGSSLEAYLQTELPNLQFKPLDKEYARLRSIQGAEALNHVRSAAAASEAAAELLTKTVRPGVAEAEVTGSIRCNIGRYGIVIGDVGLGPYDGYGAPIAPGGFRTISNVGVSFDSRWRERGLMTRTLKRGQLVTSTVQCWSGGMEGRIHATLAIGGLSAGRQRAADRLEDTYHRACEIIKPGMTLSRINGAIASWLGASEPDAGLPYFRVLNPQIDHLRDDFELHEGMHVQLNPRLTAEGGMMSIGGGLLVTVGGCEELNIIPCKVQSV, from the coding sequence ATGCAAGGCGGCGATTATCTCACCGGTGCGACTGGCGACTGGATGGGCGCGATGGTCTATTTGCCCCTGGAAGGAGAGCCATTCGCCTTTGCCCCTCCCGACGTCGCGACACTTCTCCCCGCTGTCGTCATGCACGCCATGGAATCGGCCGGGATGAAATTCTGGGTCCAGGACTGGACCTTCGGTTTCGACGGCGTACCTGAATTCTGCGCCCGCCTGCGAGATCGGATCAATGGGCCTACCATCATCGGCAGCGCCAATCTCTCCGGTTCCTCCCTCGAGGCCTACTTGCAGACCGAATTGCCGAACCTGCAGTTCAAACCCCTGGACAAGGAATATGCACGACTGCGCTCCATTCAGGGCGCCGAGGCCCTCAACCATGTCCGTTCTGCAGCTGCCGCAAGTGAAGCCGCTGCCGAACTGCTTACCAAAACCGTCAGGCCCGGAGTTGCCGAAGCCGAGGTTACCGGTTCGATCAGATGCAATATCGGGCGGTATGGCATCGTGATCGGCGACGTTGGGCTCGGTCCCTACGATGGCTATGGCGCGCCGATTGCTCCTGGTGGCTTCCGCACAATCAGTAACGTCGGCGTTTCATTCGATTCGCGTTGGCGCGAACGCGGGCTGATGACGCGAACCCTGAAACGCGGCCAACTCGTGACGTCCACTGTCCAATGCTGGTCAGGCGGAATGGAAGGCCGCATTCACGCGACCTTGGCGATCGGCGGCCTGTCCGCTGGACGCCAACGAGCTGCCGACAGGTTGGAGGATACTTACCACCGGGCCTGCGAGATCATCAAACCCGGCATGACACTGTCACGGATCAACGGCGCCATTGCGAGCTGGCTGGGAGCGTCCGAACCGGATGCGGGACTACCATATTTCCGGGTGCTCAATCCGCAGATCGACCATCTCCGGGACGACTTCGAACTTCACGAAGGCATGCATGTCCAGCTCAATCCACGCCTGACGGCGGAAGGCGGCATGATGAGCATCGGCGGTGGCCTGCTCGTCACTGTCGGCGGCTGTGAAGAACTCAACATCATTCCTTGCAAGGTGCAATCGGTATGA